The Buchnera aphidicola (Formosaphis micheliae) nucleotide sequence TAACGATATCTATTCCAATTCCAACAATAGCCATTTTAAAAGATGTTCCTTGTTTTCAAGATTTAGAATACATTCTCATGATATATTATAAATAATTAATCATGTAAATCAATTTTTACCCATAAAAACAAACATATTTTTTTTTGTAATTTATTAGAAATTTCTTTTCTAGCCAATATATTAAATAATTTTATTTTTTTTCCTTTATTTCCAATAATAATTTTTTTATGATTTACGTTTTTTACTAAAATAATAGCATGAATTTTAATGTTTTTTTTAGTGTAATAATAAGACTCTATTTTAACTTTAATAGAATAAGGTAATTCCTGGTTAAAACAATAGATGATTTTTTCACGAATAATTTCAGATATTATGAAATATTTAGAACAATTTGTAATTTGTTTTTTAGGAAATTGATGTACAGAAATAGGCAAATGATTTTTAACGATATTAGATAATATTTCTATATTTTCTCCAGTTTTAGCTGAAACAAAAATTATTTCATTAGATAATATTTTACTTTTTAAAAAGTTAATATGAGGTAACAATTGATTTTTATTTTTTATTAAATCTATTTTATTTATTACTATTATTGTAGGAATGTTGTTTTTTTTTATTTTTTTTGCTATCAATTCATCGTTATTATTCCATTTTATGTTTTCCGTAACAAATATAATTATATTAGATGAATATATTGTTCTATCTATTTTTTTTTCTATTATTGATTTAGTATCTTTTTTTATTTGATATAGACCAGGAGTATCAATATAGATTGCTTGATAATTATTATCTGTTTTAATACCTATCATATTTTCTTGAGTAGTATGAAGTTTAGGAGAAATAATAGATATTTTCTCTCCTATTAATTTGTTTAATATACTAGATTTTCCAGCATTAGACTTACCTATTATAGCAATTGTTCCAGAATACTGTGTATTATTTTTCACTCTATCCCCAATTTTATTAATGCATTTTGAGCAGCATTTTGTTCTGCTTTTCGACGACTAGCTCCTATTCCAATGGAATATTCTATAATTCCACTAATTGCACAATGAATTGTAAATTCTTGATTATGTGCTTCTCCATAAACTTGTTCAATTAAATAAGTAGGTAATGGTAAACGTTTTGCTTGTAAGTATTCTTGTAATCTTGTTTTTGGATCTTTTTGAGTATCTCCAGGGCTTATTTTTTTTAATCTTTTTGCATACCATGTTAAAATTAATTTTTCTACTGTATTTATATCACTATCTAAAAAAATACTACCAATTAAAGCTTCTACTGTATTTGCTAAAATAGATTCTCGACGGAATCCTCCACTTTTTAATTCTCCTTGTCCTAATTGTAAATAATTTCCTAAATCAAATTCACTAGCTATTTCAGCTAAAGTATTACCTCTAACTAAAGTAGCTCGCATTCTACTCATGTCTCCTTCATCTACGTAAGGAAAATAATGATATAAAGCATTTGCAATTACAAAACTTAAAATAGAATCTCCTAAAAATTCTAGACGTTCATTATGTTTACTATTAGCACTTCGATGAGTTAAAGCTTGAGTTAAAAGTTCTTTTCTAATAAAAGTGTAACCAAGTGTTTCTTGTAACTGATTTATTAGGATGCAATTCATATTATTATATATTTTAATATTTTTTATTTAATTTTTGAAATAGTAATTTATAGTTATAAAAATTAATGTTCATTTTTTTAGGTACACCTAATTTATATGCGTAAAAATTTAGTTTAATAGAAATTGTTTAATTTAGAGTTCCAATTCTATTTAAGCGAATTCCAGAAATCCATTTATGATCATTTTTTTCAATACTCATCCATATATATGTTGCTTTTCCTATTAAATTTTTAATTGGTACGAATCCCCAATAGCGACTATCTAAACTATTATCTCTATTATCTCCTATCATAAAATATTGATTTTTAGGAACTATCCAGTGTCCTATTTTTTTTCCTGTTTGTTTAAAATATTCATTTTCTTGGTCATACAACTTTGAATGTAAAATTATTTTAAATATTTTTTTTTCTATTTTTTCTTGAAAAACGTTGTATAAAAGATGGTTCATATATTGTTGGATATTTTGTTCTGTATTATTATCTAACTTAAACTGTGAACGAGTGATAGAGACTGGTTCTTGATAATGTATTTTATCAATATATGTTGGATAAATTATGAAATTTTTATTAATGGTATCATAAATAATTTTATCTCCTGGTATACCGATGATACGTTTAATGTATTTTATTTTTTCATTCTTTGGGTGTCTAAAAACTACTATATCGCCTCTTTTTGGATGATTGAAATTTATTAAAGTAGTATGCTTAATAGGATCTTTAATTCCATAGGAAAATTTTTCTACTAAAATAAAGTCTCCTGGTAATATTGTAGGCATCATAGATCCAGAAGGTACTTGAAATGGTTCATACAGAAATGAACGAATTATAAATATAATAAATAATATTGGAAAAAATGAAGCTATATATAAAATAAATTTTCTTTTTCTTTTACAAAATATAGTAGAGTTTATATGATTACATTTTTTTTTACTGATGATCCAAAAACATAATGTTATTAAAGTAATTATCACGAATATATTTGTCATTAAGTCAGACATATGATTTCCTTATTGTTTTTTTTGATCAATATTAAGTATTGCGAGAAATACATTTTTTGGAATATTTATATTTCCTATTTGTTTCATTCTTTTTTTTCCTATTTTTTGTTTTTCTAATAATTTTTTCTTCCGACTTATATCTCCTCCATAACATTTTGCTAAAACATTTTTACGTAATTGTTTAATTGTTTCTCGAGCTACAATTTTGCTTCCAATAGAAGCTTGAATTGGAATGTCAAATTGATGTCTAGGAATTAATTCTTTTATTTTTTTAACAATTTCACGTGCTTGAAATTGAGAATTATTTTTATGTATAATGGTTGATAAAGCATCAACTTTTTTTGTATTAACTAATATATCTATACATACTAAATCAGATTTTTGAAACATTTTAAATTTATATTCTAAAGAAGCGTAACCACTAGAAATAGATTTTAATTGATCAAAAAAATTAAGAACAATTTCCGCTATAGGAATATCATAAGTTAGTATAATTTGATGTGTATGATAGATTAATTTTTTTTGTTTACCACGTTTTTCTGTGCATAATTTAATTACATGACCCAAATATTTTTCAGGTAATAGAATATTACATTCTGCTATAGGTTCTCTAATTTCTTTAATGTTTTTTAACGTAGATAATTTATATGGAGCATCTATATATATAACAGAATTATCAATATTAATAATTTCATATATAACTGAAGGCATAGTAGAAATTAATTCTAAATTATATTCTCTTTCTAATCTAGCCTGAATTATCTCCATATGTAATAATCCCAAAAAACCACATCGAAAACCAAACCCAAAAGCAGAAGAGTTTTCTAATTCATAAAACAATGAAGAGTCATTTAAACTGAGTTTACCTAAGGCATCTTTAAATATTTCATATTGTTCTGCACAAATTGGAAATAAACTTGCATAAATTTGTGGTTTAATTTTCTTAAAACTAGTTAATTTATATTTAGCAGGATTAATGCATGACGTTAAAGTAGTTCCCACAGGTATATCTGTTATTTTTTTAACTCCATATATTACCCATCCTACTTCTCCACATGTTAAAAAAGATTTATCTTTTCTTTTAGGTGTAAAAATTCCTAAATTTTCAACTTGATATATTTTATTTGAATTTATTACTTTTATTTTATCGTTTTTTTTAAGACATCCATTCTTAATACATACTAATGATACTATACCTTTATAAGTATCAAACCATGAATCAATAATCAATGCTTGTAAAGATTTATTTGAATTTCCTGATGGATGTGGAATTTCATGTATTATTTTTTCTAATAATTCAACGATACCTTGACCTGTTTTAGCAGAACATTGAACAGCATTGGTAATAGAAATACCAATAATATCTTTTATTTCTTTTAGTGTACGTTCAGGACGTGCAGTAGGTAAATCTATTTTGTTTAGTACAGGGATAATTTTTAAGTTCATTTCTAATGCTGTACGACAAGTTGCTACTGTTTGTGCTTCGACTCCTTGTGTTGTATCAACGACTAAAAGAGCTCCTTCACATGCTGATAAAGATCGTAATACTTCAGAAGAAAAATTAACATGTCCTGGAGTATCTATAAAATTTAATTGAAATTTTTCTTGTTTTTTACTTTGATAATTAATAGTTACGCTTTGAGCTTTTATTGTAATACCTCTTTCTTTTTCAAGATCCATAGTATCTAAAACTTGTTC carries:
- the era gene encoding GTPase Era; translated protein: MKNNTQYSGTIAIIGKSNAGKSSILNKLIGEKISIISPKLHTTQENMIGIKTDNNYQAIYIDTPGLYQIKKDTKSIIEKKIDRTIYSSNIIIFVTENIKWNNNDELIAKKIKKNNIPTIIVINKIDLIKNKNQLLPHINFLKSKILSNEIIFVSAKTGENIEILSNIVKNHLPISVHQFPKKQITNCSKYFIISEIIREKIIYCFNQELPYSIKVKIESYYYTKKNIKIHAIILVKNVNHKKIIIGNKGKKIKLFNILARKEISNKLQKKICLFLWVKIDLHD
- the rnc gene encoding ribonuclease III, which gives rise to MNCILINQLQETLGYTFIRKELLTQALTHRSANSKHNERLEFLGDSILSFVIANALYHYFPYVDEGDMSRMRATLVRGNTLAEIASEFDLGNYLQLGQGELKSGGFRRESILANTVEALIGSIFLDSDINTVEKLILTWYAKRLKKISPGDTQKDPKTRLQEYLQAKRLPLPTYLIEQVYGEAHNQEFTIHCAISGIIEYSIGIGASRRKAEQNAAQNALIKLGIE
- the lepB gene encoding signal peptidase I encodes the protein MSDLMTNIFVIITLITLCFWIISKKKCNHINSTIFCKRKRKFILYIASFFPILFIIFIIRSFLYEPFQVPSGSMMPTILPGDFILVEKFSYGIKDPIKHTTLINFNHPKRGDIVVFRHPKNEKIKYIKRIIGIPGDKIIYDTINKNFIIYPTYIDKIHYQEPVSITRSQFKLDNNTEQNIQQYMNHLLYNVFQEKIEKKIFKIILHSKLYDQENEYFKQTGKKIGHWIVPKNQYFMIGDNRDNSLDSRYWGFVPIKNLIGKATYIWMSIEKNDHKWISGIRLNRIGTLN
- the lepA gene encoding translation elongation factor 4, giving the protein MTKIRNFSIIAHIDHGKSTLSDRFIQICHGLSTREMHEQVLDTMDLEKERGITIKAQSVTINYQSKKQEKFQLNFIDTPGHVNFSSEVLRSLSACEGALLVVDTTQGVEAQTVATCRTALEMNLKIIPVLNKIDLPTARPERTLKEIKDIIGISITNAVQCSAKTGQGIVELLEKIIHEIPHPSGNSNKSLQALIIDSWFDTYKGIVSLVCIKNGCLKKNDKIKVINSNKIYQVENLGIFTPKRKDKSFLTCGEVGWVIYGVKKITDIPVGTTLTSCINPAKYKLTSFKKIKPQIYASLFPICAEQYEIFKDALGKLSLNDSSLFYELENSSAFGFGFRCGFLGLLHMEIIQARLEREYNLELISTMPSVIYEIINIDNSVIYIDAPYKLSTLKNIKEIREPIAECNILLPEKYLGHVIKLCTEKRGKQKKLIYHTHQIILTYDIPIAEIVLNFFDQLKSISSGYASLEYKFKMFQKSDLVCIDILVNTKKVDALSTIIHKNNSQFQAREIVKKIKELIPRHQFDIPIQASIGSKIVARETIKQLRKNVLAKCYGGDISRKKKLLEKQKIGKKRMKQIGNINIPKNVFLAILNIDQKKQ